Proteins co-encoded in one Streptomyces diastaticus subsp. diastaticus genomic window:
- a CDS encoding acyl carrier protein: MTETYTQLVSIVAGLHDAPADHFRPETTYAELDVDSLTMVEISIHIERRLGVTVEDSELAPGLTLGATAELIEARLTA; this comes from the coding sequence ATGACCGAGACCTACACGCAGCTGGTGTCCATCGTCGCGGGTCTGCACGATGCGCCAGCTGATCACTTCCGCCCGGAGACGACTTACGCAGAGCTCGATGTGGACTCGCTGACGATGGTCGAGATCAGCATCCACATCGAGCGGCGCCTCGGGGTCACCGTCGAAGACAGCGAGCTCGCGCCTGGCCTCACGCTGGGCGCGACCGCGGAGCTGATCGAGGCCCGTCTGACCGCCTGA
- the scoE gene encoding (3R)-3-[(carboxymethyl)amino]fatty acid oxygenase/decarboxylase produces the protein MRITHHTGTSIGASVEDFDHTSASDEDVVALKETVYRRKIAVLKGQDLSPQAFLELGRRLGRPETYYEPMYHHPQVPEVFVSSNVPEGGKQIGVPKTGKFWHADYQFMPDPFSITLIYPQVIPAKNRGTYFIDMGTAYERLPEDFKGEVEGTRCLHSVRKYFKVRPHDVYRPLSEIIQEVEEKTPAVRQPTVFTHPMTDEKVLYLSEGFTVGIEDEWGEPLGESLLQRLFEATGQLDRDFGHENIHLQTFERGDLLVWDNRSLIHCARHTTTPEPTVSFRVTVHDERKLHAGLETA, from the coding sequence ATGCGCATCACCCATCACACCGGAACCTCCATCGGAGCCTCTGTCGAGGACTTCGACCACACCTCTGCGTCGGATGAAGACGTCGTGGCCCTGAAGGAAACCGTCTACCGCCGCAAGATCGCCGTTCTCAAGGGCCAGGATCTCTCTCCGCAGGCGTTCCTGGAACTGGGCAGGCGGCTTGGCCGCCCGGAGACGTACTACGAGCCGATGTACCACCACCCGCAGGTACCCGAGGTGTTCGTCTCCTCGAACGTCCCCGAGGGCGGCAAGCAGATCGGCGTCCCGAAGACAGGCAAGTTCTGGCACGCCGACTACCAGTTCATGCCGGACCCGTTCAGCATCACCCTGATCTACCCGCAGGTCATACCGGCCAAGAACCGTGGCACGTACTTCATCGACATGGGCACGGCCTACGAGCGGCTTCCCGAGGATTTCAAGGGCGAGGTCGAGGGGACGCGCTGCCTGCACTCCGTACGCAAGTACTTCAAGGTCCGCCCGCATGACGTCTACCGCCCTCTGTCGGAGATCATCCAGGAGGTGGAGGAGAAGACTCCCGCCGTTCGCCAGCCCACCGTCTTCACCCACCCCATGACCGATGAGAAGGTGCTCTACCTCAGCGAGGGCTTCACCGTCGGTATCGAGGACGAGTGGGGCGAGCCGCTCGGCGAATCCCTGCTCCAGCGGCTTTTCGAGGCGACCGGGCAGCTCGACCGCGACTTCGGGCACGAGAACATTCATCTCCAGACCTTCGAACGTGGCGACCTCCTGGTGTGGGACAACCGCAGCCTCATCCACTGCGCCCGCCACACCACCACGCCCGAGCCGACCGTCTCCTTCCGCGTCACCGTCCACGACGAGCGCAAGCTGCACGCCGGCCTGGAGACGGCATGA
- the scoD gene encoding (2E)-enoyl-ACP glycyltransferase, with product MTVTGAAVLRTYATDKALLSRVLVPYKKHCRYLLTAEVSALPDGLARVEGAFAISESCYIEDTGHLNAVEVNIAYNQMMYYLVAKSVQEGLLAGLQSWTLEDFWAHQLPDILIARFTSRFQRPVNPRDFHGEMELRSMDRRSPGGKPLLMATTTYRYGDVQGGRCDGDATLAFVNFT from the coding sequence ATGACCGTCACCGGTGCCGCCGTGCTCCGCACCTACGCCACGGACAAGGCCCTGCTGTCCCGGGTGCTCGTCCCGTACAAGAAGCACTGCCGCTACCTCCTCACGGCCGAGGTCTCCGCCCTGCCCGACGGGCTGGCGCGGGTCGAGGGCGCGTTCGCGATCTCCGAGTCCTGCTACATCGAGGACACGGGCCATCTGAACGCCGTGGAGGTGAACATCGCCTACAACCAGATGATGTATTACCTCGTGGCGAAGTCCGTGCAAGAGGGGCTGCTGGCTGGTCTTCAGAGCTGGACGCTGGAGGACTTCTGGGCGCACCAGCTGCCCGACATCCTCATCGCCCGCTTCACCTCACGTTTTCAGCGTCCCGTCAATCCCCGCGACTTCCATGGAGAGATGGAACTTCGCTCGATGGACCGGCGCTCGCCAGGCGGCAAGCCGCTCCTCATGGCCACCACCACCTACCGCTACGGCGACGTACAGGGCGGCCGATGCGACGGCGACGCCACTCTCGCCTTCGTCAACTTCACCTGA
- a CDS encoding long-chain-fatty-acid--CoA ligase, with protein MELPQKPRQSARLHHGLTTLVDTAHFHAEHQPDTPAVVCGAATLTYADLHRESSRTARALRSAGLSPGDRVAYLGKESERYYEILFACAKTGTVLVPVNWRLTSPEVSHILQDSDTRLLFVEEEFRPVVDGMPSAAPDHVVALDEAEGYATWKAAGTGGGEAYEATRDTPVAQLYTSGTTGLPKGVVLAHRSFFAIADAMAEADVDWIDWQAGDVALIGIPGFHIGGLWWATQNFNAGTTVVAMPAFDATEAVELIRRLGVTTACVVPAMLRMMLTRPGVGPADFVTLRKIVYGGSPISETLLEQSLAVFRCEFAQIYGLTETGNTAVCLPPAAHEPGSSLMQAAGRPYPGVQVKVVGDHGVVLPLGAVGEVCLGTPAHMVEYWNLPDKTAETLVDGWIRTGDAGFVDEAGYVYIRDRIKDAILVAGENVYPAEIENVLERHPGVAEAVVVGAPDDRWGEYVHAFVVPEDLAGEPLRARDLHTFLTPRLAAFKLPAKYEFIDHVPRNPSGKILRRELRNRFWDGSDRKVN; from the coding sequence ATGGAACTCCCCCAGAAGCCACGACAAAGCGCGCGGCTGCACCACGGGCTCACCACACTCGTCGACACCGCCCACTTCCACGCCGAACACCAGCCAGACACACCAGCGGTCGTCTGCGGCGCCGCCACCCTCACCTACGCGGATCTGCACCGCGAGAGCAGCCGCACCGCGCGGGCACTGCGCTCGGCCGGCCTCAGCCCCGGGGACCGGGTCGCCTACCTCGGCAAGGAGTCCGAGCGGTACTACGAGATTCTCTTCGCCTGCGCCAAGACCGGCACCGTACTCGTGCCCGTCAACTGGCGGCTGACCTCACCCGAGGTCAGCCACATCCTCCAGGACTCTGACACCCGGCTCCTCTTCGTCGAGGAAGAGTTCCGGCCCGTCGTGGACGGCATGCCCTCCGCAGCCCCCGACCACGTCGTGGCTCTGGACGAGGCCGAGGGCTACGCCACCTGGAAGGCCGCCGGCACCGGCGGGGGCGAGGCGTACGAGGCAACCCGTGACACCCCGGTGGCCCAGCTGTACACCAGTGGCACCACGGGGCTGCCCAAGGGCGTCGTTCTGGCCCACCGCAGCTTCTTCGCCATCGCGGACGCCATGGCGGAGGCGGATGTCGACTGGATCGACTGGCAGGCCGGGGACGTGGCGCTGATCGGGATCCCGGGCTTCCACATCGGTGGTCTGTGGTGGGCGACGCAAAACTTCAACGCTGGAACAACCGTCGTGGCGATGCCCGCCTTCGACGCGACCGAAGCCGTTGAGCTGATCCGCCGACTGGGCGTCACCACCGCCTGTGTGGTCCCGGCCATGCTCCGGATGATGCTGACCCGGCCCGGCGTCGGGCCCGCCGACTTCGTCACCCTTCGCAAGATCGTCTATGGCGGGTCGCCGATCTCCGAGACCCTGCTCGAACAGAGCCTCGCGGTGTTCCGCTGCGAGTTCGCTCAGATATACGGGCTCACGGAGACCGGTAACACAGCCGTCTGCCTGCCGCCCGCAGCCCACGAACCCGGCTCGTCGCTCATGCAGGCTGCGGGCCGTCCCTACCCGGGCGTGCAAGTCAAGGTGGTCGGCGACCACGGCGTCGTACTGCCGCTCGGAGCCGTCGGTGAGGTCTGCCTGGGCACGCCGGCGCACATGGTGGAGTACTGGAATCTCCCCGACAAGACGGCCGAGACGCTCGTCGACGGCTGGATTCGTACCGGGGACGCCGGCTTCGTCGACGAGGCCGGCTATGTCTACATACGCGACCGGATCAAGGATGCCATTCTCGTGGCGGGGGAGAACGTGTACCCGGCCGAGATCGAGAACGTCCTGGAGCGCCATCCCGGTGTCGCCGAGGCCGTGGTGGTGGGCGCGCCGGACGACCGGTGGGGCGAGTACGTCCATGCCTTCGTGGTCCCCGAAGACCTAGCCGGCGAGCCTTTGCGGGCCCGGGATCTGCACACCTTTCTGACGCCCCGGCTGGCTGCGTTCAAGCTGCCCGCCAAGTACGAGTTCATCGATCACGTGCCCCGTAACCCCAGCGGGAAGATCCTCCGCCGCGAATTGCGGAACCGGTTCTGGGACGGCTCCGACCGCAAGGTCAACTGA
- a CDS encoding phosphopantetheine-binding protein yields the protein MPSALTLQQFRADLAELLHQEPEEVNLEDNPVSAGLDSLRLVTLVERWEQYGIAVSFIDLAELPSFRHWWQLLAERHAEGREAGRRGDA from the coding sequence GTGCCCTCCGCCCTCACCCTTCAGCAGTTCCGCGCCGATCTCGCCGAGCTGCTCCACCAGGAGCCCGAGGAGGTCAACCTCGAGGACAACCCCGTCAGCGCGGGACTCGACTCCCTGCGACTCGTCACGCTCGTCGAGCGCTGGGAGCAGTACGGCATCGCCGTTTCCTTCATCGACCTGGCCGAACTGCCGTCCTTCCGGCACTGGTGGCAGCTGCTGGCGGAACGGCATGCAGAAGGACGGGAGGCAGGACGACGTGGCGACGCCTGA
- a CDS encoding non-ribosomal peptide synthetase, with product MQKDGRQDDVATPEHASRRHPLLGAQEGIWTGHQLDTSSPAYNTAEYVVIEGPVDADHFETALRRAVEETEALHCVFVADDAGQPWQVDTAVPEWRLHAVDVSEEPDPHAAALGWIHDDIARPVDLSHGPLFGHALFRLAADRHLWYHRVHHIAVDGFGLSLFARRVADLYTALVARTEPGPSGFGTLASVREEEAAYRSSEQFARDREHWLRRYADRPGVATPAGRSALPAPSFLRDTADLGAATTAALRATAGALKTSWSEILLAVTAAHLHRATRAAEIVLSVPAMGRFGSASLRVPAMVRNVLPLRVPVGPHDTLRTLTTAVSREVRAALPHQRYRYEQIRRDLRLVGGGRRLSGPGVNIMPFAYALRFAGLRSTVHNVSAGPVDDLAFNVYDRSEGTSLSFAVDANPDLYTLDEVTGHRRALFELLTAAVAEPDQPLSSLAPAPPSHEPVPTVRVLEGAPLPASPRPVLSRIADHAARRGSGVAVEQGERSITYADLLDQARGVTRRLAGRGVDRGDLVAVFLPRGIEAVTVMLGVMAAGAVYCPLDPDGPADRTAALLSACAPALIVTEQRHAHLFQDREILLLGALTGTEPPHPPMPAPGADEPAYVLHTSGSTGQPKGVEVGHGALAHFVAGAGLRYGPRRTDRVLQFAPPHFDTSIEEIFLTLCSGATLVIREPDMTDSVPHFLSVCERLSVTVLDLPTAYWHELAYALSTGAGTLPVAVHTVIIGGETALPERAARWRESVGTDVRLVNTYGPTEGTVVATAADLGDSCLAPGDAPIGVPLPGSRVAVVDGELYLCGPALAHGYRNRPVETAERFVRLEHLPGSPRAYRTGDLVELGEDGLLRHLGRVDDECKISGHRVQPSEVESALLSHPRISDAAVVGQVLPDGTRRLTAHLVADDPEPTLSSVRAHLRTRLSAPMIPTSFTFRSRLPRTSSGKTDRAALLAGLPLQQCSSAGPDEERTLTEVVTDVWRQVLTSGELTEQDDVFERGAQSLQAIQAANRLAAKLGREVKLAWLFQHATPAALAMFLGSGAASATHTPGGSVLPHSLIADAVLDPAVRAGARKAPWPPRRILLTGATGFVGSHLLAQLLRATDAEVVCAVRATSPESALERVRSALSAADLPLSPDQHRRVTALPADLARPRLGLSEQRWNALGSAVDAILHNGAAVSVVRDYTALRPANTDSTHDLLRLAAPRRVPLHYVSTLSVGPNAVSAEFKEGFLPAHEGLRYGYQQTKWASERLLEQAAERGLPVTVHRLGRVIGPIGTGRVNRQDFLWTVLRAGVPVGLLPDLFTEEAWTPADRVAAEIVATGPGAHQHGAVVHHHAGSPVRQADLHRWLREYGYAIEALPLDIWRERIPRDTEDAVAVLTFFDSLPEPRAGADEGLGHTTVQADQVRAALEAVDSPLRPAHPEIDRAAFFRQLDHCVAQGDLPAPAQHGPQEPGTGSEPRPTLATNPGDEPAPN from the coding sequence ATGCAGAAGGACGGGAGGCAGGACGACGTGGCGACGCCTGAACATGCTTCCCGCCGGCATCCGCTGCTCGGCGCCCAGGAGGGCATATGGACCGGGCACCAGCTCGATACCTCCAGCCCCGCGTACAACACGGCCGAGTACGTGGTGATCGAGGGCCCTGTGGACGCGGATCACTTCGAGACCGCCCTTCGCCGGGCTGTTGAGGAGACCGAGGCCCTGCACTGCGTCTTCGTGGCGGACGACGCGGGGCAGCCCTGGCAGGTCGACACCGCCGTCCCCGAGTGGCGTCTTCACGCCGTCGACGTCTCCGAGGAGCCCGACCCCCACGCGGCGGCCCTTGGCTGGATTCATGACGACATCGCCCGGCCCGTCGACCTCTCCCACGGTCCGCTGTTCGGTCACGCGCTGTTCCGTCTGGCCGCCGACCGCCACCTCTGGTACCACCGGGTTCACCATATCGCGGTGGACGGCTTCGGTCTCTCCCTGTTCGCCCGCAGGGTGGCCGACCTGTACACCGCTCTCGTGGCCCGGACGGAGCCGGGCCCGAGCGGATTCGGCACACTCGCCTCCGTACGAGAGGAGGAAGCCGCCTACCGTTCGTCCGAGCAGTTCGCTCGCGACCGGGAGCACTGGCTACGCCGGTACGCCGACAGACCGGGCGTCGCGACCCCCGCGGGCCGCTCCGCGCTCCCGGCCCCCTCCTTCCTCCGGGACACGGCCGACCTCGGCGCGGCGACCACGGCAGCGCTGCGGGCAACTGCCGGGGCGCTGAAGACTTCCTGGTCGGAGATCCTGCTGGCCGTCACTGCCGCCCACCTCCACCGTGCCACTCGGGCAGCCGAGATCGTGCTCAGCGTCCCCGCGATGGGCCGTTTCGGCTCAGCCTCTCTGCGAGTACCCGCCATGGTCCGCAACGTCCTGCCGCTGCGGGTCCCGGTCGGCCCGCACGACACCTTGCGTACTCTGACCACCGCTGTCTCCCGGGAAGTACGCGCCGCCCTGCCGCACCAGCGCTACCGCTACGAACAGATCCGCCGCGACCTACGGCTCGTGGGCGGAGGGCGACGCCTTTCCGGCCCCGGCGTCAACATCATGCCCTTCGCCTACGCCCTGCGCTTCGCCGGACTCCGCAGCACCGTCCACAACGTGTCGGCCGGCCCCGTCGACGACCTCGCCTTCAACGTGTACGACCGTTCCGAAGGCACCTCGCTGAGCTTCGCGGTGGACGCCAATCCCGACCTCTACACCCTCGACGAGGTCACGGGCCACCGCCGTGCGCTCTTCGAGCTGCTGACGGCAGCCGTCGCCGAGCCGGACCAGCCCCTCTCCTCACTCGCCCCCGCCCCGCCGTCACACGAGCCCGTCCCCACCGTCCGCGTTCTGGAAGGCGCCCCGCTTCCTGCGTCGCCGCGGCCCGTGCTCTCGCGCATCGCCGATCACGCGGCCCGCCGAGGCAGCGGGGTCGCCGTGGAGCAGGGCGAACGGAGTATCACCTATGCCGACCTCCTGGACCAGGCCCGTGGCGTGACCAGGCGGCTCGCCGGACGTGGAGTGGACCGTGGTGACCTGGTGGCCGTCTTCCTCCCCCGAGGCATCGAGGCCGTCACGGTCATGCTCGGCGTCATGGCCGCCGGAGCGGTGTACTGTCCCCTCGATCCGGACGGCCCGGCGGACCGGACCGCCGCTCTGCTCTCGGCCTGCGCGCCGGCCCTCATCGTCACCGAACAACGCCACGCCCACCTCTTCCAGGATCGCGAGATCCTGCTGCTCGGCGCCTTGACGGGTACCGAGCCCCCACACCCCCCGATGCCCGCCCCGGGGGCCGACGAACCCGCCTACGTCCTCCACACCTCGGGCTCGACGGGGCAGCCCAAGGGCGTCGAGGTCGGGCACGGGGCGTTGGCTCACTTCGTCGCCGGGGCGGGGCTGCGCTACGGGCCGCGACGCACCGACCGCGTCCTCCAGTTCGCACCCCCGCACTTCGACACCAGCATCGAGGAGATCTTCCTGACTCTGTGCTCCGGTGCCACCTTGGTCATCCGCGAGCCCGACATGACCGACTCCGTGCCCCACTTCCTCTCTGTGTGCGAGCGCCTGTCCGTCACTGTCCTCGACCTGCCGACCGCGTACTGGCACGAACTGGCCTACGCGCTGTCCACCGGGGCGGGCACACTGCCGGTCGCGGTGCACACGGTGATCATCGGCGGTGAGACAGCCCTGCCGGAACGAGCCGCCCGCTGGCGGGAATCCGTCGGCACGGACGTCCGCCTGGTGAACACCTACGGGCCGACGGAGGGAACGGTGGTCGCCACCGCCGCCGACCTCGGTGACTCCTGTCTCGCCCCGGGCGACGCGCCGATCGGCGTCCCCCTCCCTGGCAGCCGGGTCGCTGTTGTCGACGGCGAGCTGTACCTCTGCGGGCCCGCGCTCGCCCACGGCTACCGCAACCGGCCTGTGGAGACGGCTGAGCGGTTCGTCCGCCTGGAGCACCTGCCTGGCTCGCCACGCGCCTATCGCACCGGCGACCTTGTGGAACTTGGGGAGGACGGACTCCTTCGCCACCTCGGGCGCGTGGACGACGAGTGCAAGATCAGTGGGCACCGTGTCCAGCCGTCTGAGGTCGAGAGCGCCTTGCTCTCCCATCCCCGCATCAGCGACGCGGCCGTAGTAGGTCAGGTGCTGCCCGACGGCACCCGAAGGCTCACCGCCCACCTGGTCGCCGACGATCCGGAACCCACGTTGTCGTCGGTACGTGCGCATCTCCGGACCCGGCTGTCGGCTCCGATGATTCCCACGTCTTTCACCTTCCGGTCCCGCCTGCCGCGCACCTCTTCCGGCAAGACGGACCGTGCTGCCTTGCTGGCCGGTCTTCCTCTTCAGCAGTGCAGTTCGGCAGGGCCCGACGAGGAGCGGACACTGACCGAGGTCGTGACCGACGTCTGGCGGCAGGTTCTTACGTCCGGCGAACTGACCGAGCAGGACGATGTCTTCGAACGGGGAGCCCAGTCCCTACAGGCGATTCAGGCGGCCAACCGGCTGGCGGCGAAGCTGGGCCGAGAGGTGAAGCTGGCCTGGCTCTTCCAGCACGCCACGCCCGCCGCTCTCGCCATGTTCCTCGGCTCGGGGGCCGCCTCGGCCACGCACACCCCGGGCGGCTCCGTACTCCCGCATTCCCTGATAGCCGACGCGGTGTTGGACCCGGCGGTCCGCGCAGGTGCGAGGAAGGCCCCGTGGCCGCCACGACGAATCCTGCTCACCGGAGCCACGGGCTTCGTCGGAAGCCATCTTCTCGCCCAGCTCCTGCGCGCCACGGACGCCGAAGTGGTGTGCGCCGTACGGGCCACGAGCCCGGAATCAGCCTTGGAACGTGTGCGCTCCGCGCTTTCGGCGGCAGACCTGCCCCTGTCGCCGGACCAGCACCGCCGCGTGACCGCCCTCCCGGCCGACCTCGCCCGGCCCCGTCTCGGACTGAGCGAGCAGCGATGGAACGCGCTCGGCTCCGCCGTCGACGCCATCCTCCACAATGGTGCGGCGGTCAGCGTCGTCCGCGACTACACCGCCCTGCGCCCTGCCAACACCGACTCCACCCACGACCTGCTGCGGCTGGCAGCCCCGCGCCGCGTCCCGCTGCACTACGTCTCCACTCTCTCGGTCGGCCCCAACGCCGTCAGCGCTGAGTTCAAGGAGGGCTTCCTCCCTGCCCATGAAGGGCTGCGCTACGGCTACCAGCAGACCAAGTGGGCTTCCGAGCGCCTTCTCGAGCAAGCCGCCGAGCGCGGTCTGCCCGTCACCGTCCACCGACTCGGCCGCGTCATCGGGCCCATCGGAACCGGCAGGGTCAACCGTCAGGACTTCCTGTGGACCGTCCTGCGTGCCGGAGTGCCTGTAGGTCTCCTGCCGGACCTCTTCACGGAGGAGGCATGGACCCCGGCCGACCGGGTCGCGGCCGAGATCGTGGCGACCGGACCCGGCGCCCACCAGCACGGCGCGGTGGTCCACCACCACGCGGGGAGCCCGGTGCGCCAGGCGGATCTGCACAGGTGGCTGCGCGAGTACGGCTACGCGATCGAAGCCCTGCCTCTAGACATCTGGCGGGAGAGGATCCCCCGGGACACCGAGGACGCCGTGGCGGTCCTGACGTTCTTCGACTCCCTGCCCGAGCCCCGCGCCGGAGCGGACGAGGGCCTTGGCCACACCACCGTTCAGGCGGATCAGGTGCGCGCGGCCTTGGAGGCGGTTGACTCCCCCCTCCGGCCGGCTCACCCGGAGATCGACAGGGCGGCCTTCTTCCGGCAGCTGGATCACTGCGTGGCTCAGGGCGACCTGCCGGCCCCGGCCCAGCACGGACCACAAGAGCCGGGAACTGGTTCCGAGCCCCGCCCGACTCTTGCTACGAACCCCGGCGACGAGCCGGCACCGAACTAG
- a CDS encoding ABC transporter substrate-binding protein: MSTKRIALLGATAVIGLVTTGCGGSSEGTTGAAGKPAASSSAEGYPVTLENCGMKQTYTKAPSRVVVMNGASVAEVSTLLALGLKDRIVVNQQTYGMSEVPGRADEIKALPKGDIKLNDAFDIPREAMLAQRPDLVLSTTAYGFDGKNGFATRDQLKQVGANSYISPQGCDQDTSKMTMEDSRRLLRDMGKVFGVSERAEKLIAESDQRIAEVAKKVKGEEKPKVMVIFSNMSMGGNDFSSVVAKGIYNDILASAGGTNAFENASKGSFADLSKEKVAAADVDALVVISYNDPDPTAYAKKLLKEFPQWTAAKNDAYVVLSDSIYLGPSNDVAVEKIAERLHPDAL, translated from the coding sequence ATGTCCACCAAGCGGATCGCCCTCCTCGGAGCGACAGCCGTCATCGGCCTTGTGACCACGGGCTGCGGAGGCTCGTCGGAGGGGACGACCGGAGCGGCCGGCAAGCCCGCCGCCTCGTCGTCGGCCGAGGGGTACCCGGTGACACTGGAGAACTGCGGGATGAAGCAGACGTACACCAAGGCCCCCAGCCGTGTCGTGGTGATGAACGGCGCCTCGGTCGCCGAGGTTTCCACGCTGCTCGCCCTCGGGCTGAAGGACCGCATCGTCGTCAACCAGCAGACCTACGGCATGTCCGAGGTCCCGGGCCGGGCGGACGAGATCAAGGCCCTGCCGAAGGGTGACATCAAGCTCAACGACGCTTTCGACATTCCCCGCGAGGCGATGCTCGCACAGCGCCCCGACCTCGTCCTGTCCACCACCGCCTACGGCTTCGACGGCAAGAACGGCTTCGCCACCCGGGACCAGCTCAAGCAGGTCGGCGCCAACAGCTACATCTCGCCACAGGGCTGTGACCAGGACACCTCCAAGATGACCATGGAGGACAGCAGGAGGCTACTGCGGGACATGGGCAAGGTCTTCGGCGTCAGCGAACGCGCCGAGAAGCTCATCGCCGAGTCCGACCAGCGAATCGCGGAGGTGGCAAAGAAGGTCAAGGGCGAGGAGAAACCCAAGGTCATGGTGATCTTCTCCAACATGAGCATGGGCGGCAACGACTTCAGCTCCGTCGTCGCCAAGGGCATCTACAACGACATCCTCGCCAGCGCGGGAGGCACCAACGCCTTCGAGAACGCCTCCAAGGGTTCCTTCGCCGACCTCAGCAAGGAGAAGGTCGCCGCCGCCGACGTGGACGCCCTCGTCGTCATCAGCTACAACGACCCCGACCCCACGGCCTACGCCAAGAAGCTGCTCAAGGAGTTCCCCCAGTGGACGGCCGCGAAGAACGACGCGTACGTGGTGCTGTCCGACTCGATCTACCTCGGCCCCAGCAACGACGTGGCCGTGGAGAAGATCGCCGAGAGGCTCCACCCCGACGCGCTCTGA
- a CDS encoding FecCD family ABC transporter permease: MITAISIGAVTVPVADVWNVVAHHLTWQGATDDPALDQIVWNFRTPRVLLAALAGAGLAVAGAVLQTLVANPLADPTVLGFSYGASFGAVLVITLGGIGIGGVGVAGAAFMGALATGAVVFALGRRRGRLAPTRLVLAGVAVGYVLLSATSFVQLWATPTELRTVMFWMLGSVAGAQWDQLPVVAAIVLTCTALLGLFGGRLNALLAGDESATALGVDVDRLRAVLLVITALLTGSVIAVAGGIGFVGLMIPHLVRLTLGADHRRLLPLTALLGAVYLVLVDLLSRTLIRPNELPLGILTALLGAPFFIWLLRRNKGLDTT, encoded by the coding sequence ATGATCACGGCGATCAGTATCGGCGCGGTGACCGTACCGGTCGCCGACGTCTGGAACGTTGTGGCCCATCACCTCACCTGGCAGGGAGCCACTGACGATCCGGCACTGGACCAGATCGTGTGGAACTTCCGTACACCCCGCGTCCTACTCGCCGCCCTCGCCGGTGCCGGGCTGGCGGTCGCCGGCGCCGTCCTCCAGACCCTCGTCGCCAACCCTCTGGCCGACCCGACGGTGCTCGGCTTCTCCTACGGGGCCTCCTTCGGCGCGGTCCTGGTCATCACCCTGGGCGGGATCGGCATCGGCGGCGTGGGAGTGGCGGGAGCTGCCTTCATGGGCGCTCTCGCCACCGGGGCGGTGGTCTTCGCCCTGGGCCGCCGCCGGGGGCGCCTGGCCCCTACCCGCCTCGTGCTCGCCGGTGTCGCGGTGGGCTACGTGCTGCTCTCGGCCACCAGCTTCGTCCAACTCTGGGCCACCCCTACCGAGCTGCGCACGGTGATGTTCTGGATGCTCGGCAGCGTCGCCGGAGCCCAATGGGACCAACTGCCCGTCGTCGCGGCCATCGTCCTGACCTGTACCGCCCTGCTCGGCCTCTTCGGAGGGCGTCTCAACGCCCTCCTCGCCGGTGACGAGTCAGCCACCGCACTGGGCGTGGACGTCGACCGCCTGCGTGCCGTCCTGCTGGTCATCACCGCCCTGCTCACCGGCTCCGTCATCGCGGTGGCCGGCGGTATCGGCTTCGTCGGGCTGATGATCCCTCACCTTGTACGCCTCACCCTCGGTGCCGACCACCGGCGTCTGCTCCCGCTCACAGCCCTTCTGGGGGCCGTCTACCTCGTCCTCGTCGACCTTCTCTCCCGTACTCTCATCCGCCCCAACGAACTGCCGCTCGGCATCCTCACCGCACTCCTCGGCGCCCCGTTCTTCATCTGGCTGCTGCGCCGGAACAAGGGCTTGGACACCACATGA
- a CDS encoding ABC transporter ATP-binding protein, translating into MKLTVDQVHVELEGTPVLQGVDLEVLPGSVVGLVGPNGSGKSTLLRAVYRSLRPTRGVVRVGEDDVWRLAPRTAARRTAAVLQDAAGGSGGLSVREIVELGRTPHHGLISRESTSDRQAVSDAIDRCGISPFATREYASLSGGERQRVLLARALAQQPRLLVLDELTNHLDIRARFELLDLIRATGVSTLAVLHDLDLAARLCDLIVVLDHGRAVAAGPVLDVLTPEVMREVFGVEASTARHDDGVVRIAYAASPLAGSVAGAACRGPARRVTDSGTVDSAGR; encoded by the coding sequence ATGAAGCTCACTGTCGACCAGGTACACGTCGAACTGGAGGGCACCCCCGTCCTCCAAGGGGTCGACCTGGAAGTCCTGCCCGGGTCCGTGGTGGGGCTCGTCGGCCCCAACGGAAGCGGGAAGTCCACTCTCCTCCGCGCGGTGTACCGGTCGCTGCGGCCCACCCGGGGCGTCGTCAGAGTGGGGGAGGACGATGTCTGGCGACTGGCTCCGCGCACTGCCGCCCGCCGGACCGCCGCCGTGCTCCAAGACGCGGCCGGAGGCAGCGGAGGCCTGTCGGTGAGGGAGATCGTGGAGCTGGGACGCACACCGCACCACGGGCTGATCAGCCGCGAGAGTACGTCAGACCGGCAGGCGGTCTCGGACGCCATCGACCGCTGCGGAATCAGCCCCTTCGCGACGAGAGAGTACGCCTCCCTCTCCGGAGGGGAACGCCAACGCGTGCTGCTGGCCCGCGCGCTGGCTCAGCAGCCGCGCCTGCTGGTCCTCGACGAGCTGACCAACCACCTCGACATCCGGGCTCGTTTCGAACTCCTCGACCTCATCCGAGCCACGGGGGTGAGCACCCTCGCCGTTCTCCACGATCTCGACCTCGCCGCACGGCTCTGCGATCTGATCGTCGTCCTCGACCACGGACGGGCAGTGGCGGCAGGGCCGGTCCTCGACGTCCTCACTCCCGAGGTGATGCGTGAGGTGTTCGGCGTCGAGGCGTCCACGGCACGGCACGACGACGGCGTGGTGCGGATCGCCTACGCGGCCAGCCCCCTTGCCGGGTCCGTGGCAGGCGCGGCCTGCCGCGGGCCGGCCCGACGGGTGACGGACAGCGGCACGGTCGATTCGGCGGGACGCTGA